GAACGGTAGCGCGCCGGGATCGCTTCCTTGTCTTCCTTGCGGCCGATCTTCCACGTCAGCCCGGCGTTGGCCATCGACTCGCCGTGATGGGTGACCGACACGCCGGCGTGGACCATGAAGTCTTCCTTCAGGTAATGCGCCCAGCCGAGGGCCAGCGCGTATTCGCCTTTGTACGCTCCGAAGCCGGCCATGAGCTGGCTGGGTTCGACGGGGTCGTACTGCATCGGTTTCAAAGCACTTAGCGCCGAGCCGAGCGCGCCGACGTTCTTGATGTCGCGCCGCAGGCTGCCCATTTGGTTGTAGACGTTGCCGAAGTTGTTGTAGATGTTGTTGATTTGTGTGTCTACGGCGCTCAAAGCGTCGCCGACGTTGTGATACGTGCCGCCGCGGATG
The DNA window shown above is from Pyramidobacter piscolens W5455 and carries:
- a CDS encoding YadA C-terminal domain-containing protein, giving the protein IRGGTYHNVGDALSAVDTQINNIYNNFGNVYNQMGSLRRDIKNVGALGSALSALKPMQYDPVEPSQLMAGFGAYKGEYALALGWAHYLKEDFMVHAGVSVTHHGESMANAGLTWKIGRKEDKEAIPARYRSGPISSVYVMQKENAELQAEVSSLKHELVESKANQAREIAEVKAEMEARVERLERLLRASGKIR